In Streptomyces sp. HUAS ZL42, the DNA window CCGGGCGAGCTGTTCGGCGCGCTCGGAGCCACCGGAGCCGGTCGCGGAGCCCTTCCGCACGGCGGCGGGCTCCTTCTCCTTCACGCCCGCGTCGGCCCGCTGCTTCACCCCGGTCCTGGCTGCGGCCTTCGCCGCCACCGTCTCCGACAGCTGGCCCGTCCACCGCCGCGAGATCCACGCGATGCCGACGAGCAGCACCACGAGCCCGATCTTGACGCACAGCAGTTGCCCGTACCTCGTCCCGGTGAGCGCCGACCAGGAGCCGACCTGACGCCACGACTGGTAGGTCCCGGTCGCGACCAGGGCGAGCACGCTGCCGAAGGCGAGGCGCGAGAACCGCCGTACGGCCGAGGCCTCGACGGGGGCGTCCGCCGGCGCCCGGTACAGCGCGACGAGGAGTGCCGCGAGGCCGCCGAGCCATGCGGCCACGGCCAGCAGGTGGACGACGTCGACGGGCATGGCGATGCCCGCCTGGAGTCCGGCCGAGGCGTGCTCCGCCATGGCCCAGCTCGCGGCGAGTCCCGCGGCCACCACGATCCCGCCGAAGGCGAGCCCGAACGTCAGGTCCCGCTTCTCCTCGTCCTCCCGCTTGTCATAGGCCCCGAAGAGCACGGCGACGAACAGCGCCGCCGCGGCGAGCAGCAGCAGCCGGGACACCAGTGCAGCGCCCGTCTTGGTCTGCAGCACCTGCCCGAGCAGGTCGAGGTCGAAGACGTCGGCGACCTTGCCGGAGCCGGTGTAGGAGCCGCGCAGGAGCAGCAGCATCAGCGTGGCCGCGGTGAGCGTGAGCCATCCGCCGACGACGAGCCGCTGCAGGGCCCGTACACCGCTGCCGCGCTGCCAGCACGCGAGCACGAAGGCGGCACCGCCGACCAGGACGATGAAGCCGGCGTACGACATGTAGCGCCCGAACCCGTACAGCCGGCCGACCACTCCGCCGCCCGCCTCCTGCCCGGAGACCGAGACGGTGGTCTTGGAGGGGGCGCCGACGGAGAAGGTGTAGGCACCGGCGACGGGGTGGCTGTCCGCCGAGACCACCTGGTAGCTGACGGTGTACGTGCCGTCGGGCAGCCCGCTGTGCAGCGCCACGGAGTACGTCGTGCCGCTGACGTTGGACGGTTGGCCGGTGTCGACGCGCTTGCCCTTGGGATCGAGGACGCGCAGCGAGTCGTCGCTCATCGCGACCTTCTCGGAGAAGGTCAGCGACACCTGGGTCGGCGCCTTGTCGACCACCACCCCCTGCGAGGGGTCGCTGCCGGTCAGCGCGGCATGCGCGGAGGCCGGCCCGGCGCAGGCGAGGAGCACGCCGGTGACGGCCAGGAGCAGCAGCACCAGGGTCCGGACCCGGGGGGCGATGGTCTGCGTCAAGGTGGTCCTCCCTCAGTGCCCGGTCGTCGGGTTGTACGTCGCCGGTTTCACCGGCATCTCCACCTTCACGGCACCGGACTCGGCGAAGTGCAGCGTAACGATCACGTCCTCGCCCTGCTTCGGCTTCCGCTTCAGCTTCTCGAACATCAGGTGGCTGCCCCCGCTCTTGAACACCAGTTGACCGTGTGCGGGTACATCGAGGGACTCGACCTCCTCCATCGACGACCCGACGGTCTCGTGGACGGTGACGCTGCCGGCGACGTCACTGGTGACGGAGGTCAACTCGTCCTTGGTACCGCCCTTGTTGGCGATGGTCAGAAAGCCCGCGGCCATGGTGTCGGAGACCGGTTGCGGCATGTAGGCGGAGCCCACGGACAGGTCGGGACCGCCGTCGTCCGAGCCGCAGCCCGCGAGGAGGAGGGCTGCGCTCAGCACCGCGGCAGGCACGACGAGATGCCTCACGGGTTCTCTCCCTTGATGATCTTGGGGAGGTCCTTGATGTAGTCGTCGACGGTGGCCTCCTCGGTGTAGAGGAGGTAGCCCCCGTCCGTCTTCGGCGAGAAGACGACGACCTGCGTGCCGTGCGTCGAGACCATCTTTCCGTTCTTGTCCTTGTGCGGCGGCTCGATGGTGATGCCCAGGGTGCGGGCGCCCGCCTGGATGGTGGCGAAGTCGCCGGTCAGCCCGACAACCTGCGGGTCGATGCCCTTGAGCCACTTGCCGAGCGCGGCCGGGGTGTCCCGGTCCGGGTCGGTGGTGACGAACACGACGCGTAGCTCGTCCTGGTCGGCCCTGGACAGCTGCTTCTTGGCGACGGCGATGTTGTTCATCGTCAGGGGGCAGACGTCGGGGCAGTTGGTGTATCCGAAGTAGACCAGCGTCGGGTGGCCCGCGGTCTCCTTCGGGAGGTCGTACTTCTTGCCCTGCGTGTCGGTGAGGACCAGGTCCGGCTTCTCGAAGGGCTGGTCGAGAACGATCGCGGCCTTCTGCGAGGTCTCCTCGGAGACGGCGGCGACGGGGCTGTTGCTGTCCCCCCCACTGCCGCAGGCGGACAGAGCGAGGGTGGCGGCGGCGAACAGTGCGGCCACGGCGAACGTCTTCTTGCGCATAGAAAAATGTCCCAGATGTGTGAGCTCCGGCGCGCACGGGGGTCCGTGGGGACTCCCGTCTGCAAACCCCAGTGCGCGCCGCGGACGAGCGGGGCGTCAGGCGTCGGTGCGTCGCCGGCCGGCGGTCACGCCGTAGGCAACGCCCGCCGCACCGACGACGATGCCCACCACGCCGAGAACGCGGGCGGTGGTGTCACCGCTGTCGGAATCGGCGGCGGCCTCCGTGGTCGACGCGGCGGCCTTGGCGTCGTCCGACTCGTCGGAGGCGTCCGCGGCGGTCGTCGAGCCGTGGGAGTGCCCGTCCTCGGAGGCGGCGGACAGTGCGAGGACCGGGGCGGGGTTCTCCGGCTCCTTCGCACCGTCCTCCTGGACCTCGATCCAGCGCACGACCTCGTTGTTGGAGTACGTCTGGATCGCCTTGAAGACCAGTTCGTCGGCGTCCTCGGGCAGGGGGCCGACCGAGACCGGGAACTTCTGGAAGTAGCCGGGCTCGACGCCCTTGCCGGTGGCGGTCCAGGTGACCTTGGAGACGGCCTCGGAGATCTTCTCGCCGTGCAGCTCGAGCGGCTTGGCCGGCTTCGACTTGGTGACCTCGATCTTCCAGCCGGTGATCGGCTCCGGCATCACCGAGGCGACCGGGTGGTCGGTCGGGAAGGTCACCTCGAGCTTGGTCGTCGAGGCGTTGTCGCGCTCGTTGGGGACCTTGAAGTCGACGACCGCGTAACCGCCCTTGGCGGCCGTCCCCTCCGCGGCCACGGTGACGTGCGCGAAGGCGGGGGAGGACAGGACGAGGACGGCCGAGCCGGCGACGGCAGCGGCGGCGGCGATATGAGAAGCCTTCATGGCGGGAAGCACTCCACTTTGAGTGAGTTCTGATGGTGAAGAGGGACAGGCGTGCGCAGGCGTGATCCGTCGGTCGGGATCTCGGGCACGCGCGCGTGCCGCACGACGGCGGCCGCCCCCCCCACGAGGTGGAGTGCTGGTCGCGTCGCGTCAGGCTGCGAGAACGAGAGCTGCGGTGGCCGGCGGGCCGCGCCTGATCACCGTGTGCTGGAGTGCGCAGGTCCGCGGGACCGGGGGCGCGAGCAGAGCGGTACGTGGGACGCGCAGGCCCGCCTCGGGCGCGGCCGGCAGCCCGGTGAGCAGGGCGCGCACCAGCGCGAGCGCGCCGCGCAGGGATCGTACGAGCGTACCCTCGGCCACTCCGTGCGCGGACAGTTCGAGCAGCCGCAGCAGGGCCGACTCGCCGCGCCGCAGCAGCCATCCGGCAGCCAGAGCCGCGAGGACGTGGCCGAGCAGCATCGGCAGGGACGGCAGCAGAGACGCCGAGGAACCGGAGGCGGTGGACAGGGCGTCCGCCGGGTGGTGCATCGCGCTCATGTCCATGCTGCCCTTGTAGACCCGCGCGTTGACGAGGATCTGCTGGGCCTGCGCGGGGCTGATCGTCCCCGCCGCGGCCCCGCACACCAGCCGCGCGGCCTGCGCGACCAGTGTGGTGTCGGAGGTGGATCCCATGGACATCGCGGCGGACGAGGAGGCGGTGTGCTGGCCCAGCCCGAACAGCGTGTGCAGCATGGTCTGTCCGACGGCGAGCAGTGCCGCGATGCCCGGCAGCGACCGCTCGCGTCCCGCGAGCGGCGCCACGACCAGGAAGGCCCCCACAAAACCCGCGCCCAGTGTCCACAGCGGAACGGTGGCGCAGGAGGCGAGCGTGTGACCGGCCGCGGCCAGCACGACGCAGACCGCGGCGAACACCGCGGCCCGCAGCAGCCGGAGGTCGTCTCCGGAGTGCGCCCTGCGTCTGTGGGGGACAGTCATGGCGGGCTCATCATCGCACTGCCCCCGCGGGCGCCATGCGGCAGGTCCGCAAGGTTCGGTACGGAGCGGAAGATCACCCTCTGCCACCGCTGATGCGGCTGAGCCCCACATACACCGTTTCCTGCTCCGAGCGCATCCACCATATGGGCGGCATCACGTCCAAAGTGCGCTTACACAACGGCTCGGGCGGCAATACGTAAACGTATGTCGAGCCGCGGCCGGGAGGCTGGAGCATGAGCATCTGGTGGTCACTCCATCTGCGGCGCGAAGCTGCGAGCGTTCCCCTCGCCCGGCGCCTGCTGCTCGGCACGATGGAGACGGCGGGGGTCGATCCCGATGTCTCCTACGACCTGTCGGTCGCCCTCAGCGAAGCCTGTGCCAACGCCGTCGAGCACGGCGGGGACACCGCGCTCGGCGGTTACTCGGAGGCCTACCGCGTGACCGCCTACCTCGACGGCGAGAAGTGCCGCATCGAAGTCGCCGACGCGGGCCCGGGTTTCACGGGCGGCGACCGGATCGCCCGCCCCGTGTACGGCGAGGCGGAGCACGGCAGGGGGCTGTATCTCATCCAGGAACTCGCCGACCACGTCCACATCGGCAACAAGCCGGGACGTGGCGGCGCGGTGGTGGCCTTCGACAAGATCCTGAAGTGGCGGAAGGACGCGCCGCTGATGGCGGTGTAGCGACCGAGACAGGTGCGAATTTCGGTTTCCACGGCATTCACAGCCTGCTCTCAGCGCACCCAAAAGCCACTGACGGTTGGCCTTCCTACCTTCCCGATCATGACGGGAATCCACAGAAAAACGATCACCCGGCGTCGTGCGATCGCGGTGACCGGAGGCACGGTCGCGGCCGGCGGAATCGCCGTCGCCGGTTACCGGTCGGCCTTCGCCGACACGGCCACGGAGGCCGGGGCGAGCGCGACCGCCTCGGCGACCTCGACCAGCAGCGAGTGCATGACGCTGATGACGAGCGTCACGGAAGGGCCGTACTACCTCGATGGTGCTTTGGTGCGCAAGGACATCACCGAGGGCAAGAACGGCGTCCCGCTGGCCCTGCGTCTCACCGTCGTGGACGCCACCGACGGCTGCACCCCGGTCCCCGGCGCGGCCGTGGAGATCTGGCACTGCGACGCCTGGGGCTACTACTCGGGCTACACCACCGCCAACCCCGGCGGCTCCGCGCCCGCCGAGAGCGAGGACGGCTCCACCGCCGACGACAGCACCTATCTGCGCGGTTACCAGATCGCCAACGCCAACGGGGTCGTCAAGTTCGA includes these proteins:
- a CDS encoding copper resistance CopC/CopD family protein — translated: MTQTIAPRVRTLVLLLLAVTGVLLACAGPASAHAALTGSDPSQGVVVDKAPTQVSLTFSEKVAMSDDSLRVLDPKGKRVDTGQPSNVSGTTYSVALHSGLPDGTYTVSYQVVSADSHPVAGAYTFSVGAPSKTTVSVSGQEAGGGVVGRLYGFGRYMSYAGFIVLVGGAAFVLACWQRGSGVRALQRLVVGGWLTLTAATLMLLLLRGSYTGSGKVADVFDLDLLGQVLQTKTGAALVSRLLLLAAAALFVAVLFGAYDKREDEEKRDLTFGLAFGGIVVAAGLAASWAMAEHASAGLQAGIAMPVDVVHLLAVAAWLGGLAALLVALYRAPADAPVEASAVRRFSRLAFGSVLALVATGTYQSWRQVGSWSALTGTRYGQLLCVKIGLVVLLVGIAWISRRWTGQLSETVAAKAAARTGVKQRADAGVKEKEPAAVRKGSATGSGGSERAEQLARQRAAVDTARQKKLRDADPGRFGLRRSVLAEACVAVVLLAVTTALTSTEPGRTQEEAAKATTSSSSSSATGSGALTLDMSFDTGGKDGKGVVSVDLDPARVGGNEMHVYVERPNGRAFDVPEVKVAFTLEAKKIGPLPVAPDHITTGHWAANGVQIPMAGDWKIAVTVRTSDIDQVTVSKNAQIG
- a CDS encoding copper chaperone PCu(A)C, yielding MRHLVVPAAVLSAALLLAGCGSDDGGPDLSVGSAYMPQPVSDTMAAGFLTIANKGGTKDELTSVTSDVAGSVTVHETVGSSMEEVESLDVPAHGQLVFKSGGSHLMFEKLKRKPKQGEDVIVTLHFAESGAVKVEMPVKPATYNPTTGH
- a CDS encoding SCO family protein; this encodes MRKKTFAVAALFAAATLALSACGSGGDSNSPVAAVSEETSQKAAIVLDQPFEKPDLVLTDTQGKKYDLPKETAGHPTLVYFGYTNCPDVCPLTMNNIAVAKKQLSRADQDELRVVFVTTDPDRDTPAALGKWLKGIDPQVVGLTGDFATIQAGARTLGITIEPPHKDKNGKMVSTHGTQVVVFSPKTDGGYLLYTEEATVDDYIKDLPKIIKGENP
- a CDS encoding YcnI family protein, giving the protein MKASHIAAAAAVAGSAVLVLSSPAFAHVTVAAEGTAAKGGYAVVDFKVPNERDNASTTKLEVTFPTDHPVASVMPEPITGWKIEVTKSKPAKPLELHGEKISEAVSKVTWTATGKGVEPGYFQKFPVSVGPLPEDADELVFKAIQTYSNNEVVRWIEVQEDGAKEPENPAPVLALSAASEDGHSHGSTTAADASDESDDAKAAASTTEAAADSDSGDTTARVLGVVGIVVGAAGVAYGVTAGRRRTDA
- a CDS encoding ATP-binding protein, producing MSIWWSLHLRREAASVPLARRLLLGTMETAGVDPDVSYDLSVALSEACANAVEHGGDTALGGYSEAYRVTAYLDGEKCRIEVADAGPGFTGGDRIARPVYGEAEHGRGLYLIQELADHVHIGNKPGRGGAVVAFDKILKWRKDAPLMAV
- a CDS encoding intradiol ring-cleavage dioxygenase: MTGIHRKTITRRRAIAVTGGTVAAGGIAVAGYRSAFADTATEAGASATASATSTSSECMTLMTSVTEGPYYLDGALVRKDITEGKNGVPLALRLTVVDATDGCTPVPGAAVEIWHCDAWGYYSGYTTANPGGSAPAESEDGSTADDSTYLRGYQIANANGVVKFETIFPGWYTPRTCHIHVKVHTGGEKEDGTYEGGKVNYTGQLFFDDAIAEEIFTLEPYSKHSGSYTTLDNDMVYDGGGASSGLLTLEAVHKKDPSKGYKGFLTLGVDPDAENTGAGSGGGGGGTPPSGAPSDAPTGTPPSGAPTDGASPSASS